A portion of the Ardenticatenales bacterium genome contains these proteins:
- the ruvA gene encoding Holliday junction branch migration protein RuvA — MIASISGTVQKISKDHLVLRVGGVGLRVFVPRNVLEDVGGAGRSLMLHTHLLVREDALTLFGFQDEEDLSLFEILLGVSGVGPKVALAILSTLSPELLKSAIMREEPAVLQRVPGIGKKTAERLLFQLRDKLDLTAEKAAMPFVSDVDADVIDVLTSLGFSIVEAQTALQNIPREVREMDARVQAALQYLDQR, encoded by the coding sequence ATGATCGCCAGCATTAGCGGGACCGTGCAGAAAATCAGCAAGGACCACCTCGTTTTGCGCGTTGGTGGTGTGGGGCTGCGCGTTTTCGTGCCGCGCAATGTGCTGGAGGACGTGGGGGGAGCGGGGCGCTCCTTGATGCTGCATACCCATCTTCTGGTGCGCGAAGATGCGCTCACGCTTTTTGGCTTCCAAGACGAAGAAGACCTGTCTCTTTTTGAGATTCTCCTCGGTGTCAGCGGCGTTGGCCCCAAGGTGGCCCTGGCTATTCTTTCCACCCTCAGCCCGGAACTGCTAAAAAGCGCCATTATGCGCGAGGAGCCGGCGGTGTTGCAGCGTGTGCCGGGGATTGGCAAGAAGACGGCGGAGCGGCTGCTGTTCCAACTGCGTGATAAGCTGGACCTGACGGCGGAGAAGGCGGCGATGCCGTTTGTGAGTGATGTGGATGCGGATGTGATTGACGTGCTTACGAGTCTGGGGTTCAGCATTGTGGAGGCGCAGACGGCGCTGCAAAATATCCCGCGCGAGGTGCGGGAGATGGATGCACGGGTGCAGGCGGCGCTACAATATCTGGACCAGCGTTAG
- a CDS encoding 4-vinyl reductase: protein MGRILLIAMEEVMGRNGLNALLNLTDVRQFIHDLPADNLSREFDFSYITNLNKGLEDIYGPRGGRGLALRGGRALFARGLKGFGALAGVGDLAFKVLPLSTKLKIGVPAVARIFTQFSDQTSRVEEYDDHFLYYIERCSMCWGRECDRPVGYIAVGILQESLRWLSGGLEFRVEELECIGVGDRQGVFRIDKEPIQ, encoded by the coding sequence ATGGGCCGTATCCTCCTCATAGCCATGGAAGAGGTCATGGGGCGCAACGGCCTGAACGCTTTGCTCAACCTGACCGACGTCCGCCAGTTTATTCACGACCTTCCCGCCGACAACCTGTCCCGCGAGTTTGACTTCAGCTACATCACCAACCTGAACAAAGGCTTGGAAGACATCTACGGGCCGCGCGGTGGGCGTGGGTTAGCCTTGCGCGGTGGGCGAGCCTTGTTTGCCCGCGGTCTCAAGGGATTTGGCGCGTTAGCGGGTGTAGGCGACCTGGCCTTCAAGGTACTGCCCCTTTCCACCAAGCTAAAAATCGGCGTCCCCGCCGTCGCCCGCATCTTTACGCAGTTCAGCGACCAGACTTCGCGCGTCGAGGAGTACGACGACCATTTTCTCTACTACATCGAACGTTGCTCAATGTGCTGGGGACGCGAATGTGATCGCCCGGTTGGCTACATCGCCGTGGGCATCTTGCAGGAATCGCTGCGCTGGCTCAGCGGCGGCCTGGAATTTCGCGTCGAAGAGCTAGAATGTATCGGCGTGGGCGACCGTCAGGGCGTCTTCCGCATTGACAAGGAGCCTATCCAGTAG
- a CDS encoding YebC/PmpR family DNA-binding transcriptional regulator: MSGHSKWSTIKHKKAAVDAKRGKLFTRLAKEITIAARESGGDESTNPRLRLAVAKAKANSMPKDNIDRAIKRGTGELEGGELVEAIYEGYGPHGVGLLIEVVTDNRNRAVADVRHTLNKYGGSMGEAGSVAWQFARKGYIAIEDVDDQDELFLVAADAGAEDVQFGDEVSEVYCELEVFQAVQRALEGMGYSISEANMIYDPANPLELPQDQALQVLNLIEKLEDVDDVQNVYSTLDITDEAMAALEGA, from the coding sequence ATGTCCGGACATTCCAAATGGTCTACCATTAAACATAAAAAAGCCGCAGTCGATGCCAAACGAGGCAAACTGTTTACCCGCCTGGCCAAAGAAATCACCATTGCCGCCCGCGAAAGTGGTGGTGACGAAAGCACCAATCCCCGCCTGCGCCTGGCCGTGGCCAAGGCCAAAGCCAACAGTATGCCCAAAGACAATATTGACCGGGCCATCAAGCGGGGTACGGGCGAGTTGGAAGGTGGCGAACTGGTGGAAGCCATCTACGAAGGATACGGGCCGCACGGCGTCGGCTTGCTCATCGAAGTAGTCACGGATAATCGCAATCGCGCCGTGGCCGACGTGCGCCATACGCTCAACAAATATGGCGGCAGCATGGGCGAAGCCGGCTCGGTCGCCTGGCAATTTGCGCGCAAGGGCTACATCGCTATAGAAGACGTAGACGATCAAGATGAACTGTTCCTGGTGGCGGCGGACGCGGGCGCGGAAGATGTACAGTTTGGCGACGAAGTTTCCGAAGTTTACTGCGAACTGGAGGTGTTTCAGGCTGTGCAGCGCGCGCTGGAAGGAATGGGGTACAGCATCAGCGAAGCCAACATGATTTATGACCCCGCCAACCCGCTGGAGCTTCCCCAGGATCAGGCGCTGCAAGTGCTGAACCTGATCGAGAAGTTGGAAGATGTGGACGACGTACAAAACGTCTACTCCACCCTGGACATCACGGATGAGGCCATGGCGGCCCTGGAAGGGGCCTAG
- a CDS encoding GIY-YIG nuclease family protein, which yields MGVCLLPAQAGAFRPSGTYLLSIELSQAVNVAFGRFQQGRVFVLAAGIYVYVGSALGQRGATTLPRRLLRHASRGVGPPHPIRGELTRAFAAMGLAHMAQPPRQPKRLHWHVDYLLEMPASSLTHIIAFGDNQRRESDLAHWLTGRADMRVIAAGIGARDLPGETHLWQLQAAPTWWQNTLLPYCQTLV from the coding sequence ATGGGCGTTTGTTTGTTGCCGGCACAGGCGGGGGCATTTAGGCCGTCAGGAACCTACTTGTTGTCTATTGAATTGAGTCAGGCCGTCAATGTGGCTTTTGGTCGCTTTCAGCAGGGGCGTGTTTTTGTGCTGGCTGCCGGCATTTACGTCTACGTGGGTTCGGCTTTGGGGCAGCGAGGCGCGACGACGCTGCCCCGACGGTTGTTGCGGCACGCCAGCCGCGGCGTGGGGCCGCCACACCCAATCCGCGGGGAACTGACACGGGCGTTTGCCGCCATGGGATTGGCGCACATGGCGCAGCCGCCGCGGCAGCCGAAGCGGCTCCATTGGCACGTGGATTATTTGTTGGAAATGCCGGCATCCTCCCTCACACACATCATCGCTTTTGGCGACAATCAGCGCCGGGAGAGCGACCTGGCCCATTGGTTAACGGGGCGGGCGGATATGCGGGTCATTGCTGCCGGCATCGGCGCGCGCGACCTCCCCGGCGAAACACACCTGTGGCAGCTACAGGCCGCCCCTACCTGGTGGCAAAACACCCTTCTCCCCTACTGCCAGACCCTCGTGTAA
- a CDS encoding polyprenol monophosphomannose synthase encodes MEKIIVVIPTYNEATNLPLMVAELWALNIPNLSILVVDDNSPDGTGQIADELTQPRPGQLHVLHRVKKEGLGRAYVAGFKWALAHGYDTIIQMDCDFSHSPQHIPEMLTHIRDADVVVGSRYVRGGKIDERWETGRYLLSWWANAIYTRLLLNLKVRDATAGFKCWRASALHGINLDEISSQGYSFQFEMAYVAEKLGYHIIEIPIYFEDRRIGQSKLTIPIKLEAALRVWEIIWHYRKFTPANRMDQ; translated from the coding sequence ATGGAAAAAATAATCGTCGTCATCCCCACCTATAATGAAGCCACCAACCTCCCCCTCATGGTCGCCGAATTGTGGGCGCTCAACATCCCCAACCTCTCCATCCTTGTCGTAGACGACAACTCCCCCGACGGCACCGGCCAGATCGCCGACGAACTCACCCAACCCCGCCCCGGCCAACTGCACGTCCTGCACCGCGTCAAAAAAGAGGGATTGGGGCGCGCCTACGTAGCCGGCTTCAAATGGGCGCTGGCCCACGGCTACGACACCATCATCCAGATGGACTGCGACTTCTCCCATTCGCCCCAGCACATCCCGGAGATGCTCACCCACATCCGCGACGCCGACGTCGTCGTTGGCTCCCGCTACGTACGCGGCGGCAAAATCGACGAACGCTGGGAAACAGGCCGCTACCTCCTTAGCTGGTGGGCCAACGCCATCTACACCCGCCTCCTCCTCAACCTCAAAGTGCGCGACGCCACCGCCGGCTTCAAATGCTGGCGCGCCAGCGCCCTGCACGGCATCAACCTGGACGAAATCAGCTCACAAGGCTACAGTTTCCAGTTTGAGATGGCCTACGTCGCCGAAAAGCTGGGATACCACATCATCGAAATCCCCATCTACTTCGAAGACCGGCGCATCGGACAATCGAAACTCACCATCCCCATCAAATTGGAAGCGGCGCTGCGCGTGTGGGAAATCATCTGGCACTACCGCAAATTCACGCCGGCGAATAGGATGGATCAATAA
- a CDS encoding response regulator has product MPTPKQRILIVEDNLDLAEMMNAYFRVQNYEVMLATWGEDGLRLAAEQMPALILLDIRLPDIDGYEVCRQLRQSHRTRAIPVIFLTEKREREDKLVGLELGAVDYITKPFDITELDLRMRNALRRVQTNTTRDNPVTGLAEGIQVEEKLREMLTQEDWGVVLAGLDGIDRFRDQYGFVAADDVVRAVSVMLKHAMEETAGSGDFVGHVDAGTFLIITPAARAHKLADNCLARLNAAIPYFYPAASDRQNSPSASGQLTARVRGLTARDGSFRGLADLRAALAH; this is encoded by the coding sequence GTGCCCACCCCCAAACAGCGCATCTTGATCGTCGAAGACAACCTGGACCTGGCGGAAATGATGAACGCCTATTTTCGCGTACAAAACTACGAAGTGATGCTGGCAACGTGGGGAGAGGATGGTTTGCGACTGGCGGCGGAGCAAATGCCGGCACTCATCCTCCTCGATATCCGCCTGCCAGACATTGATGGGTATGAAGTATGCCGGCAACTGCGCCAATCCCACCGCACCCGCGCCATTCCCGTCATCTTCCTCACCGAAAAACGCGAACGCGAAGACAAACTAGTCGGGCTAGAACTGGGCGCAGTTGATTACATCACCAAACCTTTCGACATTACGGAACTCGACCTGCGCATGCGCAACGCACTGCGGCGCGTCCAGACCAACACCACCCGCGACAATCCCGTCACCGGCCTGGCGGAAGGCATCCAGGTTGAAGAAAAACTGCGAGAGATGCTCACCCAGGAGGATTGGGGCGTCGTCCTCGCCGGACTCGACGGAATTGACCGCTTCCGCGACCAGTATGGATTCGTGGCCGCGGACGATGTCGTCCGCGCCGTGAGCGTCATGCTGAAGCACGCCATGGAAGAAACGGCGGGCAGCGGTGACTTTGTGGGACATGTAGATGCCGGCACTTTCCTTATCATCACCCCCGCCGCCCGCGCCCATAAACTCGCCGACAACTGCCTCGCCCGCCTCAACGCCGCCATCCCCTACTTCTACCCCGCCGCCTCCGACCGCCAAAACAGCCCCTCCGCCAGCGGTCAACTCACCGCCCGCGTGCGCGGCCTCACCGCCCGCGACGGCAGCTTCCGCGGCCTGGCCGACCTGCGCGCCGCCCTCGCGCACTAG
- a CDS encoding glycoside hydrolase family 1 protein, with protein sequence MARATMYFPHDFLWGTATSSLQVEGNNTNSDWWSFEQQEGRILAGHRSGLACDWWRNAESDLDRAAEMGTNAHRLSLEWSRIEPEPSVFDEDALGRYREIIQGMRQRGIDPMVTLHHFSNPLWLVEKGDFSADIVTEYFRRYTAKVAASLGDVVGKWVTINEPMVYLFARYFDGTFPPARKMGWNAGMQALRHLFSCHAIAYHTLKEANPQAIVGVAKNMPVFASRSGSLPTRWWAGRLNWLFNEFWMDGMVSGRLRWPAGRGIVPHLADSFDFVGINYYTRFYVRFPPTGGEFYYKDWGPDAQVGDGNYGEVYPAGLFQVIKAAMRYGKPIYITENGLPDADDDLRPAFLLTHLREIWRAVSFNFPVMGYYHWSLVDNFEWDRGWTQRFGLYEMDPDTQARRIRPGGRLYTEICHANGISSDMAAQYAPELLATMFPGGA encoded by the coding sequence ATGGCCCGGGCAACAATGTATTTCCCACACGACTTTCTTTGGGGCACGGCTACCTCTTCCCTGCAAGTGGAAGGCAACAACACCAACAGCGACTGGTGGTCGTTCGAACAACAAGAAGGGCGTATTCTTGCCGGCCATCGTTCTGGCCTTGCTTGCGACTGGTGGCGGAACGCCGAATCTGATCTGGACCGCGCCGCCGAGATGGGTACGAACGCTCACCGCCTATCTCTGGAATGGAGCCGCATCGAACCGGAGCCGAGTGTCTTTGATGAAGATGCGCTAGGCCGCTACCGCGAAATCATCCAGGGGATGCGCCAGCGGGGCATCGATCCCATGGTCACGCTGCACCACTTCTCTAATCCGCTGTGGCTGGTGGAAAAAGGTGACTTCAGCGCGGACATTGTCACCGAATATTTCCGCCGCTATACGGCGAAGGTGGCGGCCAGTTTGGGGGACGTGGTGGGCAAGTGGGTGACGATTAACGAGCCGATGGTTTATCTCTTTGCCCGCTATTTCGATGGCACGTTTCCGCCGGCGCGCAAGATGGGGTGGAATGCCGGCATGCAAGCCCTGCGCCACCTCTTTTCCTGCCACGCCATCGCCTACCACACCCTCAAAGAAGCCAATCCCCAGGCCATTGTCGGCGTCGCCAAAAACATGCCCGTTTTTGCCAGCCGGTCCGGCAGCCTGCCCACGCGCTGGTGGGCTGGGCGGCTCAACTGGCTGTTCAACGAATTCTGGATGGATGGCATGGTTTCCGGGCGGCTGCGTTGGCCCGCCGGGCGCGGCATCGTGCCCCACCTGGCCGACAGCTTCGACTTCGTGGGCATCAACTACTACACTCGTTTCTATGTGCGCTTCCCGCCCACGGGCGGCGAGTTCTACTACAAAGACTGGGGTCCCGATGCCCAGGTTGGCGACGGGAACTATGGCGAAGTGTATCCGGCGGGGCTGTTCCAGGTCATCAAAGCGGCGATGCGGTATGGCAAGCCCATTTACATCACGGAAAATGGCCTGCCGGATGCCGACGATGATTTGCGCCCCGCGTTTCTGCTCACCCATCTACGTGAGATATGGCGCGCCGTCTCTTTCAATTTTCCCGTCATGGGCTACTATCATTGGAGCCTGGTGGACAATTTTGAATGGGATCGGGGTTGGACGCAGCGGTTTGGCCTCTACGAAATGGACCCGGACACACAAGCGCGGCGTATTCGTCCTGGCGGTAGGCTGTACACGGAGATTTGTCACGCCAATGGCATTAGCAGCGACATGGCCGCGCAGTACGCGCCGGAGCTGCTGGCAACGATGTTTCCAGGCGGCGCTTGA
- the ruvC gene encoding crossover junction endodeoxyribonuclease RuvC, whose product MRILGLDPGTAITGYGIIDALDGELVSVTYGVIRTHARDRDAFRLRQIFLALNDLITTYRPDAAAVEQVFFGRNVTTAITVGQARGVLLLALENANIPIAEYSPPKIKETIVGYGNADKAQMQLMVRHLLHLDKTPQPDDAADGLAVAMTHYHYHRYESL is encoded by the coding sequence ATGCGAATTCTTGGCCTGGACCCGGGCACTGCCATCACCGGCTATGGCATCATTGATGCCCTGGATGGGGAACTGGTTAGCGTCACTTATGGGGTTATCCGTACCCATGCCAGAGACCGCGACGCTTTTCGTCTGCGCCAAATTTTCCTGGCCCTAAACGACCTCATCACAACGTATCGGCCAGATGCGGCAGCGGTGGAGCAGGTGTTTTTCGGGCGCAATGTGACCACGGCAATCACGGTAGGGCAGGCGCGCGGGGTGCTGCTGCTGGCCCTGGAGAATGCGAACATCCCCATTGCCGAATACTCCCCGCCCAAAATTAAGGAAACGATTGTCGGCTACGGCAACGCGGACAAGGCGCAAATGCAATTGATGGTGCGTCATCTGCTCCACCTGGACAAAACGCCCCAACCGGATGACGCCGCCGATGGCCTGGCCGTGGCCATGACGCACTACCACTATCATCGTTATGAATCCCTATGA